From Vicinamibacteria bacterium, one genomic window encodes:
- the coaD gene encoding pantetheine-phosphate adenylyltransferase has product MSERIAIYPGSFDPLTLGHVDIIQRGSSLFDTIIVAVLENVEKKPLFTVEERLEMIREAFAHGGNVEADAFSGLLVDYAAGRKATAIVRGIRAISDFEYEFQMGLMNRRLAPTIETVFMMPAEDYSYVSSRLVKEVASLGGSVHGLVPDGVERRLLEKVRGSRT; this is encoded by the coding sequence ATGTCCGAGCGGATTGCCATTTACCCGGGATCTTTCGACCCGCTGACCCTGGGCCATGTGGATATCATTCAACGAGGCAGCTCGCTCTTCGACACCATCATCGTCGCCGTGCTCGAGAACGTGGAAAAAAAGCCGCTGTTCACCGTCGAAGAGCGTCTGGAGATGATCCGTGAAGCCTTCGCCCACGGCGGCAACGTGGAGGCTGACGCCTTCAGTGGGCTTCTCGTGGACTACGCCGCGGGCCGGAAGGCCACGGCGATCGTCCGCGGCATTCGCGCCATCAGCGATTTCGAGTACGAGTTCCAGATGGGACTGATGAACCGGCGCCTCGCCCCGACCATCGAGACCGTGTTCATGATGCCCGCGGAAGATTACTCGTACGTGAGCTCGCGGCTGGTGAAAGAGGTCGCGAGCCTTGGCGGGAGCGTGCATGGGCTGGTGCCCGACGGCGTGGAGAGGAGACTCTTGGAGAAAGTACGAGGATCCAGAACATGA
- the rsmD gene encoding 16S rRNA (guanine(966)-N(2))-methyltransferase RsmD gives MRIGSGALRGRKLVAPHGTKTRPTSGRLKKSLFDVLASRLEGARVLDLYAGAGSLGIEALSRGAAHAVLVERRRAAAEAIRRNIEELGLLDRAEVIRKDVLSTLSRLSGRFDVVFADPPYRSMEPEKLLRFLGRGTILSDSAFVVLEHHHKRELPDRIGNLVSQRMIRAGESCFTLFALTE, from the coding sequence GTGCGCATCGGAAGTGGCGCACTTCGGGGCCGCAAGCTCGTGGCTCCCCACGGGACGAAGACCCGCCCGACCAGCGGACGGTTGAAGAAGAGCCTTTTCGACGTCCTGGCGAGCCGTCTCGAAGGAGCTCGGGTTCTGGACCTCTACGCCGGGGCGGGATCGCTCGGCATCGAGGCCCTTTCACGAGGTGCGGCCCACGCCGTGCTCGTGGAGCGGCGTCGAGCGGCGGCGGAAGCGATCCGCAGAAACATCGAAGAGCTCGGACTCCTAGACCGAGCCGAAGTCATCAGGAAGGACGTCCTCTCCACCCTTTCGCGCCTTTCGGGACGTTTCGACGTGGTCTTCGCCGATCCACCTTACCGGTCGATGGAACCCGAGAAGCTCCTGCGGTTTCTCGGAAGGGGCACGATTCTGTCGGATTCGGCATTCGTCGTCCTCGAGCATCATCACAAACGGGAGCTTCCCGATCGCATCGGAAACCTGGTGAGCCAACGGATGATTCGGGCGGGAGAGAGCTGTTTCACCCTATTCGCCCTGACCGAATGA